The genomic segment AGGGGGAAAAGATCCAAAAGATCGTGAAGGAGCAAGGCCTCTCGCTCAATGATGCAATTACCCTAAACAATAGCGTAGAACGAATGCTGCGCAATGTTATCAAGACAGAGATGCTTTTGCAATTCAAGCTGGAGGACATTATTAAGCTGGAGCAGATGCATGATGATCATCAGGATGACTTACCTGACTTGCCCGATCCTCCTTGCCTCGAAAAATAACTCCCCTTGCTCACACTGCTTTTCATGGGGATTCATAATTTTATTGAAGAGGGATGATGATGACCTTACAGGATAAAGTTCCATCATATGATGTGCCTACGCGCGAAGAAGCTTTGAGTCATTTGCTGCAATCGATTGCCCTAGAGGAAGAAGCCTTGTCCAGATTGCTAAACGCCGAAGCTGACAAAGCCCTTGCTTTCGTTGGCAAAAATCTGGACTTCCCTAACAACCCCTCCAATGATGAGATCATCACCTTTAATCGTACAGTCATTTCGATTCTGGATTCGGTGCTGATGGCTGAATGGCTTTTGTTAAAAAAGCTGGATGCGGCCATTCACATGTACCCTGTGGCGCTTAAATCAAATTTTGAGATGGAACAATCTGATTTCGCGGATGAATTGGATGACATCACCATCGACTATTAACGATTGTTCATTTCAGGAATTCGAGGTCAATTGCCATGAAGAACAGAGGTATCGATGACCAAACCGTTCTAAAGCTGACCTATTCCCTCGTCCAGTTGGTCAAAGGATTGGAATCCCGCTTTCATCATGCCAAAGATTATGAGCTTATGCTGTTTAGCTACCAACTATCAACGATGATCAATCTGCTCGTCAGACTGCATACCCACATACATAATAAGCAGATTGCTCACAGCTTTCTTTTTGAATCGCGTCCCCCTCTTCATCCCACTAGTGAAATGTCCACACATGTCCTTGCTGCGATTGCCCGGTTATCGGAATTGGTAAAGACATGGAGGTTTCCACATAAACAAATCGCCACATTGATAGAAAATCATCTGCAGCAATTACAAGCTTTTTACTTGATAGAAGACCATTCTCATCATCAAACAAAGTATATGGAACCGGAAGAGAATTCCCCCTACATCAAGCCGATGCAATTGGAGCTAGAAGAAGATTTACCAAATGACGAACCGATACGTCTGGATCTGGGTGAGCAAACGAAAACTACTGACGCTCCACCTATGCCTTCCCCAACCCCTCCATTGCTCGCAAACAACGCACGCATCGATACAGCCAACAACCGGAAACCAGTACGTCCAAAACCCCCATTATTAACACAGGCTGCATCCGTCCCTACTCCCGATAAAAACAAAAACAAATCTATGCGTCCCAAGCCTGTAACCACCGTGGCGAAAGTGCGTGGACAGAAAAAAATGCTGGCTAAGCGAGTGTCTGCACCTGCAAAGCCTCCCTTTGTATCGAACTCCGTAAAGGTACGTATCGGGAATGTCACCAAGGTCATCCACATATAAACCTGAATCTAATGAAGGAGTAAGGGATATGGATCGTTTGGAATTGATCGAAGTGACCGGCAACAGTTACGTGGTCTCCGGAAAATACGGGATCGGTGTCTATTTGGATAGGCCCAGCAAAATCGCTGTTTTCATTGATAGCGGACCGAATGCCACGGTCATCGAGGAAGTATGCACGAAAATCAGTAATCGAGGGTATCAAATCCTTGCCGTTGTTCATACACATGGTCACGCTGTTAATCACGGTGGCAATCTCTATTTGAAAAAGAGGTTCCCCAACATTCGCATCTATGCGACACATCTGGCATCCTATCTCATTGAAAATCCGCATCTCGAGCCTTTGGTTTTCGACGCAGGTGGAGAGTCTGATGCGAAGCCTGATCAAAATAAAGAGAATGCGCGTGCGCTCGTAACGGATTATCTTCCATCCACCGATGGTATCTTTCACGTCCATACCATTCCATTCAAAATCGTCTCCTTACCTGGACATTCACCGGGAATGGTCGGCATTGTCACCCCTGATCATGTCCTTTACTGCGGCGATGCCTTATTTGGTCCCAAAACATTGAACAAGCAGAATCTCCTTTTTTTTAACGATCTGAGGGCTGCAAGGAGAAGCTTCAAGAAGCTTTCGATGATGAAATTGAACGCTTATGTGCTTTACCATGGTGGAGCCTTTAAGACAGTAACGGGTTTAATTAACAAGCATCTCACCCTTATGAAAAACACTTCTGCTTTTCTTGAAGCATTGATTCATGAGCAGCCAAGCACTCTCGAACAAGTCGTCCAAAAAGTCATGAAAAAGTATGAATTTGAGGATGACTTGCACCGCTACGGTTTGACTACTTCGATTATCCGCTCTTATTTAAAAGAGCTGCAGCAAGAGAACCGAATTGTCGCAAAAGTGGACAATGGTTTACTGCTATTCAGCAAACCTGCGGCAACCACTTGAACAAGGCTATAGATGGGGGTGTACCATGGGTAAAAAACGTATTTTAATCGGTAGTCCCATTCAACAATTCCCAATCATTTTGGAGGAATTCCTTCAATCGCTCACGGAGCTGACTACCAAAAACGAACTGGTTCATTACATGTTCATTGACGATAACAAAGACCCACTATCCAGTACACTCTTGGCTGATTTCGAGAAGGAGAACAAACGAACAGTCATCCTCAAAAACACAGACGATGACACGTATGTCCGGAATGAAATGACCCATTATTGGACGGAACGAAATATTTGGAAAGTAGCCCAAATGAAAGATACGATTATCTCCTATGCGCTCAAAGAGGGTTTCGATTACTTGTTTTTGATCGATTCCGATCTCGTTTTACACCCTCACACCCTGCAACAATTGCTTCAAGCCAAGAAAGATATTATCTCCAACATTTACTGGACACGTTGGCAGCCTGATTCGATTGAGCTTCCTCAAGTTTGGCTGATGGATCAATACACGTTGACACGCGAAGGCACGTCCGAATCAGCGGAGAACCAAAACTTTTTAGAGATGCTGCGTAAACCGGGTGTGTATGAGGTAGGAGGCCTCGGTGCATGCACGTTAATCCATCGAAAAGTCTTGGAGGCAGGCGTCAGCTTCAAGCGAATAGCTAACTTGTCGTTCTGGGGAGAAGATCGGCATTTTTGCGTTCGGGCTGTTGCTATGGGCTTTTCTTTGCATGTAGATACACACCTTCCTGGATACCACATCTACCGTCAGTCGGATCTGGCAGGAGTGAGTGAGTATCGCAAAAAAAATGGCATGACAGCGGGGAAAGCGAATCAGATTTCCATCAGTTTATGCATGATCGTCAAAAATGAAGAAGACGCTCTGGAGCGTTGCCTCTCCACCGTTGCGGATCTCGTCGATGAAATCATTATCGTCGACACGGGTTCAACAGACCGCACAAAAGAAATTGCGTCCAACTATGGCTGCACCATTTATGATTTCGAGTGGATTGATGATTTTTCAGCTGCACGAAACTATGCGTTCAGCAAGGCAACATGCCCCTATATTTTGTGGCTGGATGCAGACGATATTCTTCTGGAGAAAGACCGTCAGCTCTTCCGCGAGTTGAAGTTTACGTTGAATTACAGCATCGACAGTGTCACGATGAACTACAATCTTTCTGTGGACAGCAATGGGAATGTGGCATACAGCATTCGCCGCAATCGCCTCGTAAAACGCGACCGTGGTTTTCGCTGGATCGGGCCCGTCCATGAGTATTTGGAAGTGAGTGGAAACGTCATCAACAGTGATATATCCATCACGCATAACAAGCAGAAGGAATACACGGACCGCAATCTGCAAATCTATCGGCGCAGGGAAGCCAAAGGGGAAGAATTCTCTCCACGGGACTTGTACTATTATGCGAATGAATTACGCGACAATCAGTATCATGAAGAGGCCATTACTTTTTACACCAAGTTCCTGAATACCCAACAAGGCTGGGTAGAAGACAACATTAACGCTTGCTTGAAGTTGGCGAATTGCTATTCTCATCTATACGAGAGACAAAATGTTCTGTCCTCGCTATATCGTACGTTCAACTACGATCGCCCACGGGCTGAAGCGTGCTGCCAGATTGGAGCCTTTCATGTCGAAGATAAAAATTGGCTGCTGGCCATTTTTTGGTATGATCTCGCAACAAAAGTGGAGCGACCTGCTGAAAAACTCGCACACATCGACCACGTTTCCTGGACGTGGCTACCTCATCTGCAACTCTGCTTATGCTATTCTCAAATGGGGGATACCGAGAAATCACGTCACCACAATGATATTGCCTACTCATACAACCCAACCCACCCTAGCATTCTCTACAACAAAAAGTATTTTGAGTCTCTGACCTGACTCCTAATCGTGGCATTGGATCACCCACTAGCTGACTCCAATGCCACGATTAGGAGTGTTTTT from the Brevibacillus brevis genome contains:
- a CDS encoding MBL fold metallo-hydrolase; amino-acid sequence: MDRLELIEVTGNSYVVSGKYGIGVYLDRPSKIAVFIDSGPNATVIEEVCTKISNRGYQILAVVHTHGHAVNHGGNLYLKKRFPNIRIYATHLASYLIENPHLEPLVFDAGGESDAKPDQNKENARALVTDYLPSTDGIFHVHTIPFKIVSLPGHSPGMVGIVTPDHVLYCGDALFGPKTLNKQNLLFFNDLRAARRSFKKLSMMKLNAYVLYHGGAFKTVTGLINKHLTLMKNTSAFLEALIHEQPSTLEQVVQKVMKKYEFEDDLHRYGLTTSIIRSYLKELQQENRIVAKVDNGLLLFSKPAATT
- a CDS encoding glycosyltransferase encodes the protein MGKKRILIGSPIQQFPIILEEFLQSLTELTTKNELVHYMFIDDNKDPLSSTLLADFEKENKRTVILKNTDDDTYVRNEMTHYWTERNIWKVAQMKDTIISYALKEGFDYLFLIDSDLVLHPHTLQQLLQAKKDIISNIYWTRWQPDSIELPQVWLMDQYTLTREGTSESAENQNFLEMLRKPGVYEVGGLGACTLIHRKVLEAGVSFKRIANLSFWGEDRHFCVRAVAMGFSLHVDTHLPGYHIYRQSDLAGVSEYRKKNGMTAGKANQISISLCMIVKNEEDALERCLSTVADLVDEIIIVDTGSTDRTKEIASNYGCTIYDFEWIDDFSAARNYAFSKATCPYILWLDADDILLEKDRQLFRELKFTLNYSIDSVTMNYNLSVDSNGNVAYSIRRNRLVKRDRGFRWIGPVHEYLEVSGNVINSDISITHNKQKEYTDRNLQIYRRREAKGEEFSPRDLYYYANELRDNQYHEEAITFYTKFLNTQQGWVEDNINACLKLANCYSHLYERQNVLSSLYRTFNYDRPRAEACCQIGAFHVEDKNWLLAIFWYDLATKVERPAEKLAHIDHVSWTWLPHLQLCLCYSQMGDTEKSRHHNDIAYSYNPTHPSILYNKKYFESLT